GAAGAGCGTCGCTTTCACCTTCGGGCCGTAGCGGAGGTTGGTGACTTCGACCTCCTGGCCGTTCGAGAGGCCGAGCCTCTTCGCCTTCGTGGCGTTCATCCACAGCCCCATGAACTGCCCCTTTTTCGGCTCCGTGACCGCGGCGAGCAGCGCGTTGTTGCTGTTGGTCGAGGCGTGCGACACCACCGGCACCTTGCCGTAGGTGAAGTAGAACTCGTTCGCGCCGAGCGTATTTTTGTCGCCCTGGTCGGTGACCATGCGCGGCACGTAGCCGAGCACCGGGTTGAAGAGCGGCTGCGCTCCGGCTTTCGCGGTGAACGATTCGAGAATCGGGCTGAACAGCTCCAGCCTTCCTGACATGGTCGGCACGGGGAGCTTGCGCGGCAGGTTCATCTCCTCGACCACCTCACGGGCATCCTTGAGCATCAGGAGACCTTTGTCCCTGATGACCGCTTCGACCTCCGCCGCGCTCATCTCTTTGCCTGTCATGGTGCCGGCGAACTTGCCCATCGCCACATAGGCGGTTTTGAGGAACGCCTCGTTCAACGGCTTTTTCGCCCGCTGCGCGGCGGCAACTTCACTCCGCAGAAGCTGCGCATCGAGGCCCGCGTACTCGGCGATGCCGTTGAGGTACGGTTCGAGCTTGCCCATGCGGCGCGTGATTTCGCAAAGGATGTCGGTGGTGTCGCGGGTGTCGTAGAGCGGCTCGATAGCCCGCAGGCGCGTCGTGTAGCCGATGCCCGTTTCGGGGCCGAGCGGGTAGAGCAGCGGCTCGTTGCGTTCGAGATAGGTGTGGTTCGGCAGAATCACGTCGGCATAGAGCGTCGAGTCGGAGGGCAGCACGTCGATGGCCACGACGAGGTCGAGGTTCGGGCTGGAAAGCATCTCCTCCCACCGTTTGGCCGGGAAGTAGTGGCGAATCGGGTTGGCGGCGTTCAGGATGAGCGCTTTCATCCGGTACGGTTCGCCGTTGAAGGTCAGCTCGCCCCTGACCGCTTCGTAGAGGCCGGTGTCGGCCATCGCGGGCAGGAAAGCCGAGGGCTTGCCCGCCTTCTGCTGCTCCATCGCCCAGGCGAACGAAAAGCCGGGCTTGCCGTGCTCCCACGCCGCCGGATTGGCGAAGATGTCGAGCAGGCCGTGGGCGAAGCCCATGCCGGGGCGCTCCACCGGAGGGCCGTGCTGTTCGCCGCCCTGCTGCATGTTGTGCCACGCCTTTTCGGAGCGGTGGTGGTACTCGCCGTTCATCAGCCAGCCGCCCGGCTTGTCGATGCCGCCGACGAGCGTCTGGATGATCGCCTGCAAGCGGCGCTGGCCGATGAGGTGGTGGTAACGCGCCCCCATCCAGCCCGGATCGACCAGCGCGGGCCGCGCCTGGCCGAACTCGATCGCGATGCGCCGGATCGTCTCGGCGGGCACGTCGGTGATCGCCGCCGCCCATTCGGGGGTGAAGGGTTCGGACTCTTCGATGAAGAGGTCGAACACGGTCGTCACCTTGCGGCCATTCCACGTCAGCCCGGCAGGCGCGTTGAGCGCGGGCTGGATGCGTCCGCCGCCCGCTGCTCGCTCGTTGGTGTTGATGTAGGCCGGAACCGCGCGGACGCCGCCGCTGATGGCGTCGTACACATAATATTTCGACGGCTTGCCATCCTTGCCCGCGTCGGCGGCCAGGTGCACCGAACCGTTCTCGTCCTTGAAGGCGAGGAATGGCGCGTTGGTGTGCTTCGAGACGAAATCCGCATCGTAAAGCTTTTCGCGGAGCAGCGTGTGCAGCATCGCGAGGAAGAAGGCGTGATCGGTGCCCGGCTTGACCGGAATCCACTCGTCCGCCTTGGAGGCGAGTTCGCCCATGCGCGGATCGAGGCAGACCACCTTCGCGCCGTTCTTCTTCGCCTGTCCGAAGCGCACGGCGCGGGCGGTCGAAATCGCGGCAACAGAGGCGTTGTTCAGGCTGAAGAGGATGTAGCGGGCGTTCTCGAAGTCGGCCAGAATCTCGTCGTGCACGTTGAAGTTGCCGGTCACCAGGTCGGTGCCGAGGTGTCCCGCCGTGACGCAGTGCTGGAGCGGCGAGGCGACGATGTTGGGAATCTGCATGGTCTGGCAGAAGGGGAGGCTGAAGTGCATGTACGACACGCACGCCGTCCAGCCGCCGATGAGGCTCACCTCCCACGGGTTGACTTTCTGGAGGCGGCTCACGATGTAGCTGTACGCCTCGTCCCAGGTGGCTGCGCGGAAGTTCCACTCGCCGCGCCTGCTGCCTGCCACGCGGATCAGCGGTTGCTTGAGGCGGTCGGGATCGTAGGTCTGGCGGAGTCCGGCCTGGCCACGCGCGCAGATGCGGCCACGGTTCAGCGGGCTTTCGGGATTGCCGTCGATCTTGACGATCCGGCGCACGCCCTCGCTCTCCTTTGTCTGCACCTTGATGTCGCAGAACGAAGAGCAGAAGTTGCAGATGCTCGGCACCCAGGTGGTCGCGCCGCTCGTTGCCGCGCCATCCGTGGCGGACGACGTGGCAAGGCCCCAGATCGGACGAAGCAGGGACATGCCGCCAAGTACGCCCGCCGCCGCGAGAAACTGACGGCGTGAAATGATTTTTTTATGCATAAATCTTCCCTTCAGACAGGTGGTTAATGCCGTAATTCCCTCACGGGAAACAAATGATAGCTGGATAAGGGATGTATATCCGCCGCATATACTTCAATGGCAGATGAGCCATCAATATAGCGTGACATGGAAAAGGTTGCAAAACTTATTTTTCCGTAACTGCTTTGATAACAATTGTTTATTGTGCTGCCCGGACTAATCTGGCGCAGATCGTGCGGTGACTTTTCAATCAACAATCGTTATCGCTTCGGCGGCAAAACCGTTATAATCGTTATGTTAAAATTTATATAGCGACAAACGGTATTTCTATAAATGAAAACAGCATAAACGAGGCGATGATCGTGTGCTTATCGTGACCTCGAGGCGGTGTTTTCACTGTCGAAATGGTTGGACGGTGCACGTGAAAACAGAAAAAGCTGCCCGAAACAGACGGTAAGGATGAGGTGAATGGCGTGAGTGAATTTTACTTCGTTTGCGGTGTATTTGTTTCGTTTGCAGGATATGATGACGCAGTACTTCACGATTCCCATTTCGGGAATGCCGGTGCGCATGACGGTCGCGGAAGAGCCGTTTGCGGCAGGCTGTTCAAGCTGGTGAACCGTTCCTCCGATGTTTTTGTTGTGGCAAAGCCTGACGGGGACAAGCGGCCCAACGCAAACCGACTATCGTCGATAGAGAGCGGATCGCCCGCGCAGATAATAAATGTATCGGAAAACGCTGCCGATTTATTAAATTCTAAGCCTGTTTTTCAATCCCGTTCCTGCCGGGCCAGGCAATAGGCCGAGAGTGCCGGGCGACTACGCCGGGCAATATTCGTAACTTGCATTCATGTCAGCAGTACAGGAGCGATTGCGTTTCGCGTTCTGGATTGTGACGAGCAGGCGAGTTATACCCATGACATCGTGAATATATTTGTACCAACTTTCAATTGTAATTGAGTGGCAAGACAACACAAGACTTCCAAAACACGTTCCCCGAAAAAAAGGAAAAACAGACCGGCAAGACCTGACGGCACGGAAAAGGTGCGGGCGAACGATCATATCCTTATCAACGAATTCCTCTTCAGGCGTGGCGAAACTTCGCTCGGCGCCGAGATCATTTCATTTCTGACCGACCACGAAGGCGAGCGTTTCCGCTCGGTGGAGCTGGCCCGCAAGATGGGCTACGGCGAGTCCCGGCAGCTTCCCGGATTCTGGTACGTGCTGCACAAGTTGCAGGAGGATGGCGTCATCGACAAGGACAGTGACCGCTGCTACGGCTGGGCGGGCTTCGAGGCCGACACCTACGAGGAGCACCTCATCGAGGGGCCTCACTTCCCGCAGCCCGGCAAGGAGCGCTACAAGGTCGATCAAACCTATTCCGGCAAGCTGACGACCCATCCGAACGGCTACGGCTTCGTGGATGTCGAGGGCTTCGACGACGATATTTTCATTGGCGCCGAGATGCTTGGCGAGGCGCTGCACCTCGACGAGGTCGAGGTACTGGTCACGAAAGTGCCTGAAACCTACGTGTCGCGCCAATCGCCGCACCAGCGTTGCGAAGGGCTTGTCGTCAACGTGGTCAGCCGCAAGCTCACGACTATAGTCGGCACGCTCCACCGCGAGAACCGGCGATTCCTGCTCAAGCCAGATCAGCGCAAGATTCTGCCCGAAATCCACATTCCGCTCAGGGCCTCCAAAAAGGCGAAAGCTGGCGACAAGGTGCTCGTCGGCGATCTCGAATTCCTCAAAACGGGCGGGATTCAGGCCAAGGTGATCGAGATTCTCGGCGCGGCGGGCGAGTCGCAGGTGGAGGTGAGCGCCATCGCGCGCGGCCTCGGCATCGACGAGACCTTCGACACCGAGTTGCTGAACTTCGCTGAAAACATCCGCGAAGAGATTACCGACGCCGATCTCGAAGATCGCCTCGACATTCGCGACAAGGTGGTGTTCACCATCGATCCGGTCGATGCGAAGGATTTCGACGACGCGCTCTCCATCGAAAAACTTTCGAAAGGCAACTACCGCGTGGGCGTGCACATCGCCGACGTATCGCACTACGTGCCGGAGGGTTCGGCGCTCGACAAGGAGGCGCACAAACGCGCCACCTCGGTGTACCTCGTTGACCGCGTGATTCCGATGCTGCCGTCGCGTCTCTCCGAAAAGGTGTGCAGCCTCAATCCCGGCGTGGATCGCATGGCCTTCTCGGTCTTCTTCAACATCACCGAGAGCGGCGAGGTCAAGAAGTACGAGTTCCACAAAACGGTCATACACTCCAAGCGTCGCTTCACTTACGAGGATGTGCAGCAGATTCTCGACGCGGGCAAGGGCGATTACCTCGAAGAGCTGCAAGTGCTCGAAAGCCTCAGCAAGACCCTTCGCGTCCAGCGCATGGAGTCGGGCGGCCTTGACTTCGAAACCGAGGAGGTGCGCTTCAGGCTCGGGAGCAAGGGCGAGCCGATCGAGGTGATCAAGAAGGAGCGGCTCGACAGCCATCGCCTGATCGAGGAGTTCATGCTGCTGGCCAACCGCACGGTGGCCGCGTACCTGACGGCAAAGTTTGCGCTGAACGAAAAGATGCCTCATCCGGTGATCTACCGCGTTCACGGAGCGCCGCAGATGGAGCGGGTCACGGTGCTGGCCAACTTCGTGCGCAAGATCGGCTTCGAGCTCAAGCTCGACCGCAAGGGCAAGGAGAGTGCCACGGTGTCGTCCAAATCGCTGCGCGAGCTGCTCCAGAAGGTGCATGGCACGAATGTGGAGTTTCTCGTCAACGAGCTGGTGCTGCGCTCCATGTCGAAGGCGGTCTACTCGCCGAGTAACGACGGCCACTTCGGCCTCGGTTTCGAACACTACACGCACTTCACCTCGCCCATCCGCCGCTATCCCGACCTTATCGTGCATCGCCTGCTCTTCGAGTACGAGGGTGCGAGGAAGAAGCGCAAGAAGATTTCGCCTGAGCGGATTTCTGCGATAACCGGAATGCTCGGTTCGGTCTGCCAGATTTCCAACGAGCGCGAGAAGATCGCCACCGAAGCGGAGCGCGAGTCGATCAAGCTCAAGCAGGTGGAGTA
This genomic window from Chlorobaculum limnaeum contains:
- a CDS encoding molybdopterin-dependent oxidoreductase; this translates as MHKKIISRRQFLAAAGVLGGMSLLRPIWGLATSSATDGAATSGATTWVPSICNFCSSFCDIKVQTKESEGVRRIVKIDGNPESPLNRGRICARGQAGLRQTYDPDRLKQPLIRVAGSRRGEWNFRAATWDEAYSYIVSRLQKVNPWEVSLIGGWTACVSYMHFSLPFCQTMQIPNIVASPLQHCVTAGHLGTDLVTGNFNVHDEILADFENARYILFSLNNASVAAISTARAVRFGQAKKNGAKVVCLDPRMGELASKADEWIPVKPGTDHAFFLAMLHTLLREKLYDADFVSKHTNAPFLAFKDENGSVHLAADAGKDGKPSKYYVYDAISGGVRAVPAYINTNERAAGGGRIQPALNAPAGLTWNGRKVTTVFDLFIEESEPFTPEWAAAITDVPAETIRRIAIEFGQARPALVDPGWMGARYHHLIGQRRLQAIIQTLVGGIDKPGGWLMNGEYHHRSEKAWHNMQQGGEQHGPPVERPGMGFAHGLLDIFANPAAWEHGKPGFSFAWAMEQQKAGKPSAFLPAMADTGLYEAVRGELTFNGEPYRMKALILNAANPIRHYFPAKRWEEMLSSPNLDLVVAIDVLPSDSTLYADVILPNHTYLERNEPLLYPLGPETGIGYTTRLRAIEPLYDTRDTTDILCEITRRMGKLEPYLNGIAEYAGLDAQLLRSEVAAAQRAKKPLNEAFLKTAYVAMGKFAGTMTGKEMSAAEVEAVIRDKGLLMLKDAREVVEEMNLPRKLPVPTMSGRLELFSPILESFTAKAGAQPLFNPVLGYVPRMVTDQGDKNTLGANEFYFTYGKVPVVSHASTNSNNALLAAVTEPKKGQFMGLWMNATKAKRLGLSNGQEVEVTNLRYGPKVKATLFTTEMIRQDTVFLPSAYGSKNKKLSVAGGKGTALNELMPYSIEPIAASFMSQEFTVSVKPVNS
- the rnr gene encoding ribonuclease R — protein: MARQHKTSKTRSPKKRKNRPARPDGTEKVRANDHILINEFLFRRGETSLGAEIISFLTDHEGERFRSVELARKMGYGESRQLPGFWYVLHKLQEDGVIDKDSDRCYGWAGFEADTYEEHLIEGPHFPQPGKERYKVDQTYSGKLTTHPNGYGFVDVEGFDDDIFIGAEMLGEALHLDEVEVLVTKVPETYVSRQSPHQRCEGLVVNVVSRKLTTIVGTLHRENRRFLLKPDQRKILPEIHIPLRASKKAKAGDKVLVGDLEFLKTGGIQAKVIEILGAAGESQVEVSAIARGLGIDETFDTELLNFAENIREEITDADLEDRLDIRDKVVFTIDPVDAKDFDDALSIEKLSKGNYRVGVHIADVSHYVPEGSALDKEAHKRATSVYLVDRVIPMLPSRLSEKVCSLNPGVDRMAFSVFFNITESGEVKKYEFHKTVIHSKRRFTYEDVQQILDAGKGDYLEELQVLESLSKTLRVQRMESGGLDFETEEVRFRLGSKGEPIEVIKKERLDSHRLIEEFMLLANRTVAAYLTAKFALNEKMPHPVIYRVHGAPQMERVTVLANFVRKIGFELKLDRKGKESATVSSKSLRELLQKVHGTNVEFLVNELVLRSMSKAVYSPSNDGHFGLGFEHYTHFTSPIRRYPDLIVHRLLFEYEGARKKRKKISPERISAITGMLGSVCQISNEREKIATEAERESIKLKQVEYMSAHLGNTYAGVITGATEYGIYVRMVDFAIEGLVHMRNLKDDYYEYDESTYSLVGKRKKRKLQIGQRLKVKVHEVDMTRRTIDLTLE